One window of the Rhipicephalus sanguineus isolate Rsan-2018 chromosome 4, BIME_Rsan_1.4, whole genome shotgun sequence genome contains the following:
- the LOC119391697 gene encoding uncharacterized protein LOC119391697 — protein sequence MDGNRFEGWFGDVLQKLPAGSVIVLDNASYHSRREEKLPTTSWKKENIQEWLNSKDIAYSATLVKRQLLELVASVKPLFLSYIIDNAAARAGCVVLRLPPYHCEFNPIELVWAKVKNGIPADNRDFKLCTVEDILREKIKNVTAEDWRKKIRHVMELEAKFRVDTSGSGHVQPIVIQLGEDDTEESDSDCELSGIEPLEEA from the coding sequence atggacggcaatcgcttcgaGGGATGGTTCGGCGACGTGCTGCAGAAGTTGCCAGCTGGTAGTGTCATTGTTTTGGACAATGCATCTTACCACTCCCGGCGAGAAGAGAAATTGCCGACGACGTCCTGGAAGAAGGAAAACATACAAGAGTGGCTGAATAGCAAGGACATCGCCTACAGCGCGACGTTAGTGAAGAGGCAGCTGCTTGAGTTGGTGGCATCTGTGAAGCCACTCTTTCTCAGCTACATCATAGACAACGCAGCTGCAAGGGCCGGTTGCGTTGTGCTCAGGCTCCCGCCGTACCACTGCGAATTCAATCCCATTGAGCTCGTGTGGGCAAAGGTGAAAAATGGTATCCCTGCGGACAACCGAGACTTTAAGCTGTGCACTGTTGAAGACATCTTGAGGGAAAAAATCAAGAACGTAACGGCGGAAGACTGGAGGAAGAAGATCCGGCATGTGATGGAACTGGAAGCCAAGTTCCGAGttgacacgtctggaagtggcCATGTCCAGCCCATCGTCATCCAACTGGGGGAAGATGACACTGAAGAAAGCGACTCTGACTGCGAGCTGTCCGGCATTGAGCCCCTCGAGGAAGCTTAA